The following nucleotide sequence is from Diospyros lotus cultivar Yz01 chromosome 3, ASM1463336v1, whole genome shotgun sequence.
ATAGCGGGAAGAACAGAGAATAAACCGATTGATCTTTGGATCTTCTTAGCTGGAGCAACATTACCTTGGATGTTCAAAGAAACTAGTTGGAGGTCATACTCCATAGCGCCTCAAAGCCTTGCTTAAACTTGGCATCACATTATAAGCTTGATAGGATCTTCTCAATTCGATGATGGAACCCACCTAGGCCATAACATTCAGGGAGCAACAGATAAATTAGACAGCAATATGGGGGGCAAGAGGTGCCCAAATCATTCCGAAGTCCAAACAGAGAATTTGTCTTCCTTCATCTCTTAGTAGACATTTTTGCCCATCAAATCTTGCAGATGTTGCCAAACGTTTGTCTTCTCAGGAAAAGGTGTGTACCAAAAACATGccctttttttaatttgaaaactGTAACAAACACACCTATAGGAATATTGCCTTTATAGACAGAAATAGACGGAGAAATGAAGTCAAAATGTCATGTAATATGAATTACTGCCTCGTTCCAAACAAGATTTCAACTGTAGTCCTTCACAAGACTCGAGTTTctcaatttaatatatatatatatatgtatgtatgtatgtatgtataagaGTTGGGCTCTTTTGGCTTATTTTCAGACAAACAGGATGGATATTCGTGGGCATGCCCAAACTAGTGGAGCATTAGAGATCAAGTTTATAAAGCGCCAAAAGCCAGACAAAAAGTAATCACTACAGATCATGAACACTCCAAAACGGGTTTATCCATTTTGAGCATAATGGGCAACCCTAATGACCCAAAGACTTAACATCAGAAAcagaaaatatgacaaaatgacaaaaagaccCTAAATATAAAGACCAAGCTAGTTGTGGTACAACCCAAAGCACAAGATGGATGTAGTAATACTACTAAAGGTGAAACCAGTAGACAAGGCTCCTGCATTGCAGGGAAGGTTAATAATACGCAGCCTTACCCCTGCTTAGCAAAGAGGATGTTTCCTGAGACCTGACTAGAACCTATAAGAGTGAACCCAGTAACACCTTAGTCATCACTCTTTCCCTTTACTggtttataaagaaaaagaaaatccattaaaaatttataatctatCAAATTAGAATGCAGCAACAATGTAGTATATAACATTTAAAACATTTGGTTAAGAGTGGAAAGATGAAAACAAgacctaaattaatttacttacaATGATGAGAACTGATGTAAATCCTATTGCAAACCCTTCATTTACACGACGTAGGTAATGATCAAGAATAGTTGATGTAGTTGCCAAAAAACTTAGGAGGAGGCCACCTGCCAAATTGCACACAAGGGAGGTAGAATGAGCAAAGAGAGTACAAGCAAACACAACTAGTGTTTTAATGGCCGAAATGATATTGAAACAATTTCTGTTTTTGCAATTGAAATATGTCAAAACAATTTCAGTGTAAACATTTGGAGATACATACCCCAAAAACGTGTAGATGCTTGGATCTTTGTAAGGTATTCAATGGTGGCCTTTCCAGGCTTTATATTCGGTATTCTAGCACCCATCTTGTTCAAATAATCAGCAATTTCCTTTGGCATGTTGGCCTGGATGCATGTGTACCAGTTGTTAAAGATAAGAATTAAGGGTTCGTTTCAGCAGTCACTACATAATTGCAATGGCATCAACGTGTAGACAACAATAAAACCACACCCCCAAGCCTAGACGCCTAGCAGAAGTGGTATGTGCAGACACACTTGCACTTTATTGACATGTGTAGTGTAGTCAAGAAGTTGTTACAAAAAgaaaagttgaaaaagaaacCATGCAACATGTATAGTCAaaagaaatatagaaattaGACAGAACCAATACTTACAATGTcaaatatattgaaaagaaaaacaaagaatgCATAAATTGAATAGTAAACCCATGGCTCAGCACCAAGAGAAGTCTCAGGATTCAATATCTGCTTGACATGTTCCCAGAAGGGTGAACCAAGGAGACTGCCAAAAAAAACATTGTTTTAGAAGTTAATAGAAGTAAATTGTTCAGAACACCACACAAACAAGTTATTAAGGAAAATTTTGGTAAGAATCCATCACcattttaattaaacaaaaaaggTATCCATTACATATATCAAGGATAGGAACATGTAAATTTCAGAGGCTTACCCCTGTCTTAATCACAATCATTACATAATTTCTTTTCCCTCAAATGGCCTACAGAATGAGACCcatcaaattcttaaaaaaaaaaaaaaaaccataatcaCAAGTAGAAAGtatgtttcttttttaaaaagagttgaGACAGTTCACCTTTTAGCAGTAAAATGGTGCTCAAGCTGTAGTTTTATTTGGGAACACAACCTAAGCTTCTGGGGGATGCCCCtgaataatgtaattttttacctttcctttctttaatttaatgggactcaAAATTCTTAGTCAATTTATTAAAGAATGCAACCAAACACCTGGATGTCCTTGAAGGACAACCAAAATCATATGGAAGAATTCTTTTTCTGCAATGTCAAAAATGAGATCCGCTCAATAGTAAATGAAAATCCATGTAACTGAATAACATTGTCATGCAGACAGAAGGTTCTATCATCCAAAAGATTGGAAAAGTAGGCCAGTCCAAAAGATGTAGATaacattaaagaaaaaaaaaaggttttgatTGGGAAAATAGTTGAACATGAacaattagaaaattgcacatTGAATCACCTCGCAAGAATGCTAGGAAATGCCAATAGATAGGCAGTTGTGAGAACAGGCTGCATTCCAGATGGATTGATATTGAAAGGAATATAGGCCTCAACTTCAGTAATTGGAGACTCCTCTCTGTTGAAAACATTGGAAATCCATTAAAAGTACATTAAACAAAAGTAAATCCCAATATATGggatttgtgtgtgtgtgtgtgtgagagagagagagagtattggCCTCTGCACAAAAGAAAAACACACTTTTTAAGTATCTATCTGAGTAAATGTGAGATCACCTTGTAGCAGAAGCAAGTTTAAAACCATAGTATTGCAGTTTGATTTTCCTGCATCCCTCAGTTACAATAACTGCCCACATTGTGACTACAGTGAAGATACCTATTACTGCAAGTACATAAGGCCACCAGTACACAACACTCCCTACAATATGGTAGAAGCTAGACGTCATTAGTAAATATAACCAATATTTAGCAATTTATGGTAAGAATAAATCTTCCCTGCTCAACAATTAGTACTAAACAGATAAGAAATGTGAAGCTAGAGCATTTTCTTATTTGGCCATCTACCTGTGATCTGCAATAACATCTTGTATAATGTATCTGTATAGCCAGTCAATATTCCCACACATATAATCAAAGATGATCCTTGACCTGAAGCAAGTTTCACTAATCAGCAATGCCAAGAACAAtatagaaataacaaaaaaaatggatACACCACCAATTCTTTTGCACTTTCATGACTTGACAAATATAAAATGTGCATGCAGATCACACTAGAACAGAAACTTGCATTCAACTCATTTTATGCTAATGTTTCCTGGAATAAATTAACTCTGACAGTGTATGGAAACAATGAGTAACTAGTAACATGATCAATAATAATCTTCATCTAAAGAGCATTAAGCGTATAGCACTTATAACCCCATGCAAGAATCtcaatattttctccatgatcAGTGTAGGTGCTCACCCCACTCGCTCAGGTCCAAGGGCACTCAACTTGACCCACTCACACAGGTCTAAAGCTCGAGCAGTTTGGAAGTGGGCACATGGTCATCCAACACATAAAACACTCGAGTGTCTCAACAGCAACCAAAGGATAACCAATAGAGCCAATTCCCCAAATTTCTCAGGAAGGTTGTTAAAACTTCTCCTCCACCTATAAAGAGGTAGATGGATCAACAGAGAGGTCACTCATCTTCTTCAACCAGCCATCCTACTGCTAGAATTCTCTCCTCCTCAGGACTACTTCCATCTCTTTCTACCCTCATAACTTCCAGTGAGTCCATACCAGAGAACAGCGCTATCCCACTCTCTCACTTTGACCATAGGCACTTACCCTTCAACAATCAGCATTTAGAAGAAGCAGCCTCCATCATTGTAACCTTCTGAAAATAAAAAGCATTCTCCTGGTGCCTACCATAAGAAAGTTTTGCACAGGATTTCAACTGTCCCACTGCTTTTGAAAGCTTGTAATGACTAGGATACGGAGAGTGAAAAGGGGTTTAATAGTTGTACTCACATTTCAGAAACCCAGGTTGATTTTATGCCAAAAAGCAACTGAAATAAGCGAGGTAAAAGGgtcatcaattttctttttttcactcTTTGAAATGAAGATGATATCCAATGTAAACATAGCTACCTATTCATCATAATCTTTGCCCTCCAAAATATTATCATTTGGCTAGTATGTTCATTTGGAGTCCAAATAGAGGCAAGCAATTCACCAAAACCATTTCATAAACGTATAATCACCTGGATTTATATTAGAACCTCTACTTCAAAGTGCATGGGATACATCCAAGGGAAACTTATAACAAATAAACCTTTTCTCTTTTCATGACAACTAAAACTACAGTCCTTATAAATACTTTGATCAATTTGCTCCACAATCAATATTTCTTCTTAGAAAAGGCATTCTGGATTCTAACATACAACCAGTACCAAGAATAAAGATAAAACTTCAACTGTGTcaaataagataagaaaaaatttcaattttgacttGAATAGGGCACCAAAATGAAATAGATGGCTCATAACAGGAGAAATGGGGCACAAGAATTGATAGTATTCAGGTATCACCAGACTAAATAAGAAAATCCAACAAAAAGAGAGCACCCAATGCTGAGAATATTACCAAATCCAGACTCTGATATTTTGTCACATATCCATGTAATAGTCATTGCACCACACACCAATAGCAAACTTGTTACCATCACATGCTTCACCCTACAAAATCGCATGTACCATAACaaagaaattttcatttataagGGACCAGTTTAAAACAAGCTAGAAATTTTGTCAAATCATTCAGTAATTTACTAAGACTATTTGATACAACTAACTGGTAGACTAAAGAGTAAAGAGGAGAACTAGTGCAAGATCATCAGGAGAATTCCTGAAAAAGCGAATTCCTGAAAAAGCTTTCCATGTTAACTATGCCAAATCTGTCCAAGTAGTCCAAAGATATCTGAAGAGGAAAACAAGGACCCATCCCTTGCATGTCTCTCCACAGCCATAaaaatcatttgatccttaTCCACCAACATTGTAAAATCCTAATCCCTTTATTAATATCTAACCGTGGTCTTTTTTCAGTTGAGATTACACTCACTCTACAAAACCTTAAAAATAATTGGAAAGTAGTAATTACTGGTACAGGTCATAAAAGTGAAACGCTGTCCATGTGGAAGGAATAGAAATCAAACTAACTAATAGCTGTTCAAGaataaataactaactaaaGCAGGGAGCAATTTCCGTACATGCTGCAGAGTAgccaatattttgaaaagtattGCTCACAACATTAAATATAAATGGAAAATTGACTATTTAATCATTTTAGCACACTGTTAGACAGAACCTCAAATCACAATGCAATGTTAATGTGCAGCTTTGGAGTATTAGCACATTTAGATGACAGAAACTCACACCACAATGTAAAAGTAGTATGCTGTGCTGGcacaaggaaaacaaaaataaataaataaacagatgATATCTTTGATCGCCAAAACCAAGTTACATAAGCCACATGAAGCACTCATTTCTAGGAACACAGCTGAACAGGAGATACCTCCAAAAAAATTACCTGTGACTAGCTGTATAGATGGAATACGGAAGAGAATAACAAGCAAGAACCAAAGCCTCTAGTATTGCAAACCCAAGTGAGAGCCACCATCTGTAGGGAGGaaattgaacaaaataaaaaaagataaaaagggcTTGTTCACCAATTCTAATGACCAACAGCAGAACTTATTGCAGCAAATGCAAAGCAAGGATTTGTCTCACTGCTTGAGATGGATAACTAAACACACATATAACTCTTAATCTTTTCATGACCATCCAAGCCTTCTTTCCGAAGCTTCACCAAGGAGGGAACAACATGACAAAGTACCTGCAAACGTGTTGGTGATATAAGCAATTGTAGTGAACAGCATGTGCAATAGTAGAAAGAGGAAAGAATAAACAAACAATATAGTCAAGTGTGTAAGTTCAGTGAACCACCTAACCTCACATATTTGATGACCAATCTGTGTGAAACTGACCACCACTTCAGTTGCTCTTATTACCATTGATTTGACATTTTTTCAATGTTTAGAATAGACaggataattttttaaagttctCTTAAAGTTTCTTAACAGACTTCAATTCCATTAATGGTGTTTTGACagtattataaaattgaaatagatTTGAAAGTTTGGTATAGAATTGATAATTGGGTTCAAGTTCAGAATTTTATGGGTAATTTACCATAAATTATATGACAAAAAATAGTCAATAAAGACAATTACAATGGGGTGTTATCTAATTGACAAGAAAATTGAACCTCGGGGGAGGAAAGCAGCAGACCTGCATGAGAATTGATGCTGCAATCTGTGGACTGATTCCGAGTTGAAAAAGAGAAAGCTTAAGTTCTGCTGTGAAATCACCAAGTTCATCTGCCAAAAATACTggatgaataattttatttttttaaaagtaaccttagaaaaagaaaaaatatagcTTTTCAACCTGAGGATCCAACATCCTAAAAGAGTACCAACAATTCATTGTAACAACCAAACTTAACTGTATTAAtcccccacccccccaaaaaaaagaaaaatacaaataaatttaaatagagATTTCTGTCCAGGATTCTCAATTCAATCATCATCATTCAAGCCTAGGAAGTAAAgcccagtgttattaaaggcccaaggcacACTAAGACACACAAGGGTCTTGGAGTCTGAGGCGCAAGGCGAGGCGAGCCTGGTGGAACTAGGCGcaagttaataaaataaaaatatatgtcctagttgaagaaaaaggtataaaataagtcataacttctaataatattttaacaaacatattataaaaaaaaccacTCTAAAGAccaaacatttctatattttcatcattagaagtatcatctctaatatcttcttccacatcatctactcctcttgttggatgatttctatggtttagaagtgtgatgatagtttcatacatttttttggtaggtaatatactagacttgaatttgcatctttctttgttttggtgacttaatgttgcattttgttattgcatgtcttgaatttgttcaattctccctatccatcttcatctagttcaaattcaattggagcatttgaagtagtaacCCTTTTACTTATTGTCAAATTTAtagttgaagcaataaatttaaaccctaaacagtaaaaaattaaataaagtaacaaacagtgaaataaaaagcttgaaaaacaactaaaaagcCCAAGACGTGCGCCTTTGCCTAAGGCACCTTGGGCTAAGGCGCGCCTTTTGGTTTGCGCCCGCCTGGAAGGCTTTCAGGCGCCCAGGGCGCGCCTTGTGCCTAGGctcgcctttaataacactgataAAGCCAACAACTCTGGCTTAAACATACAAGTCCTTTAAAGGAAACTAAAGATAGATGGTGAGCAACTTGACCCACCTGTtggaaaatttattttgtatcagAACCTGAGATAAGTAAGTTAACGAGGAAGTTAAAAATTGAATCTGGCAGCTCCATAGCAAGTTGATCTCAACTCTGGTTCCAGCTTTTTCAAGTTTGGCAACAAAATAGGTCAAGTTCAATAGCATTTTCAGCTCACTAAAGATTTCAACCAGTCAAACTGAGGATTGTCCATATCAAGAACTTTGTGAAAAGGTATCTAGCTATCTCTTCTGCCCCTTGTTACACTATGCCTcaactcattttcttttctataattttcaccTCAAGAAGGAGAAGTGCATGGCACTGGGAACAGGTTCAACTCTTATGATGTTTATAGAGTCAGTATCTCtggctgaaaaaaaaaaaaaaaaaaaacctgaaGAATGAAGACAGCTAAAAAGTAGTGAAAGACAGTGGTTTCATCTTTCTATTCAAAATCTTACCTACGGCAACCTAAGGGACATAAATTTTGTGTGGTCCTAGTGTCCTTCCTTGACTATACTACAGTAggtaaataacaaataaatacatgGAAAATAATTTGTTGCACAAAATTTCAGAACTCAAGTTAGGAGATCATGGACCAGAAAAAGGCCTAAACTAACCAGGAAATAGAAATGGCAAATCATGTGTCTCCATCTCCTTCTATTGCCCAAAGGAAATAATTACAGGAGAAATTGGGGAGTATAATGCAGGTCAAATTGAATATGAATGCAAACAGTATGCATAATATTTTCTCATACTAATGATACTTACCAACAGATCCTGAAACAAAGCTAAGGTAATCCTCCGGTATCAACCTTCTGTCAAATCCTGGCAGAGGAATGAAATAACCAACACGACTGAACACAATTAATACTGCTGTCACAAATAACCTCCGGCGTATTTCGCTCTTGAAAAAGGATTCAGCAGCACCATTAATGACTGAACCGAAGCATACAAAGTTCAGAAACcgatttttaaacattttagaCTTGGATTGCAGAGTTCCACTGTTGTCCATATCCTGTGAACTGGGTAAATAAGACCCGTCATCTGTTTTCTGCAATAAAATTTCTGGGTTTGGAAGCTCAGCTGATGTTGCCCTTCCAAGCTGACTAGAAACATAGATGCAGAATCTTTTGTTTGCTACTGGCCTAGAGTGTCCATTTAACTGTACAAATTGCTTCCTTCTAGAACCTGAAGGATTTGTCTTGAGGGAACCGTAACCTTGAGCATGGGATGGATGGTAGAACTGCAGATTACGTACAGCCTGCCCACCTATACAACAGAAATAACTTACAAATTTAGCCCAAATAATATTGTCCAATGCAATAATAATAGAAACAAAATAGCAATTAAAAAAGATAACTAATAAAGCTGAAAGATAATgggatccccccccccccccccaaacccaCCTTTCCGTTCTGCATAAAACACTGGAAATAGTGCGGTGAGACTCTGATGGAAAAGGTGGTTATGAGGGGGAAGGAGTTGTAGAATAATTTTCAAGGTGAGCCTGATAGTAGTTGTGATCGTAAACTGCTTCCTAGATCTTCGCAGATCTCTTTCAGCTTGCTAGGGATAAGAACACAATGATGGGTTGTTTCTCTTTCTCCAAAAGGTTTGCATCGTCCTCTCAATTTAGATGTGACCTCCATGATTGGAATTAGATCCCATAACAGCTTTTGTTAACATTTTGTATAACTACTCGTCCATTGGACCAAGGTGAGGATGTATGTGTTTAGCGCCAATCAAGAGGTGGAATCTTCtcttttcattcattcaataagTTTTTTGTGTTAAAGGGAGATGAGATTTTCGTGATAAACAGAGACTGGACTTCCCCTTGAAACTACTTGTGGATATTAGATATAAAAAACCCTAGCTCCTTCGAATGCAAATTAGCCGAAATAATCAAAATCTCGGACTTACGGTTTAAAATCCCTAGGTTAAACAAATTTTTTACTTCACAAAACTACCCCGTGTCATAATTTTTCCTAGTTACCACTCAACGCTAACAATTGCAGGCGGATGAGGAAAAAAAACAGCTAAGCCTCCTAGATAAACATCGTTGCTGGTTGAACCCTTTTTCTCTGTTATTCGAGTTCGTTTTCGCTCGAACGAAACGGAGAAGTAGATGAGGGACGAACTTACCTCCGCTCTTGAGGTGCTTGATTCTGAAGCACCGGGGAGCAAAATGGCGAAGGCTCGCCGGAGAGGCCTCCATTGCCAAAACTGCCTCACAAACTCACTGAAGCGAGCAACCAATGCGGCAATTGTGGCATAAACACTGAAGACTGGACAGAGCTTGCGATTTTGTTCTCGAGCGTTCTCCCAGGGTACAGGCTTAGTTTGGCTAGGCTTTTTTTTTAACGACATTTAAGTTAAATAGtgtttaaattatgtaatagcatttaaattaaatagcgtttaaattgataatctgtttggataaatatatttttaagctatcaattaataattacatGTTTGGTTTGAAATAGCTAATAAGCTATTATAACTtgataaaatgacaaaaatagatatgttatttgaatgatgtaaaattttattattaaatattaataaattatatataattattaaaaattatattaatacaatgttattatacatattatataacaataatatatatataatatcattatatatatatatatatacattgcaCAGATAGCAAGGGGGATGGGGAGGCGAAGCAGGACAGCGACGGGTAGCGACTAATGGGGAGACGGACAGCCTGCCACGGCCGACGGTGGCCTGCGACGATGGGAGCAGCGGTGGGGCGAATGACGACCTGCGACGATAGAAGCAGCATTTGGGGCGAGGGCGGCTTTTGTTGCCGATAGGGGTGACTATCGACGAAAAGCAGCCAGTGGGGGCGACTGCAATGGCTGACGATGGCAGCCGAAAGTGCTGAAGAAGAAGGCGGCGGGAGGCGACAGAAGACAGAGATAAAAGATGAAGGCAAAGGTAAAAGATGAAAGGTATGGCTGAAAATCAGTGAAAAGATGGGATAAAATGGTAAACTACTTGGTCAACTCAGCTTTTAAATAAACAGCTTTTGCAAAACGCTATACCAATGGCGTTTAAGCTATTTAGCTTAAATGCCAGTGAGGTGTATCCAAACACCTCACCAGCTTTTCTTAACAGCTTGAAAGTTGTTGATatagcttataagcggtcaaaccgctTTCCCAAACGAAGCCAAAATCAATTGCTTTGTGCTTGAGAGGCCGTTTGGCTcaacctttttttctttttttaattacgCGTTATCATTCGTGTCCTTCACCGAACTCGCTCCAGAATCATCACGAGAAAGGTAAATCAAGGATATACCTAAGtgattaggttttttttttttaagttatgttCACTGACACTTACCAAAAATCACTTCCAGAAAGAAGGTTTGACTCTCCTAGGAATCGATCCCACGATAGCAGCCTCCAATATGACTTTTATAGCCCTCTCCTTTACCAGTCAACTATGCCCCTTGGGGCACTCAACATTTTTTTCAGCAGTGTTTAAGCTGTTAAAGGTGATGTTATTttcgtattttaatttttaattttaagttttaaatttattttcatttttatgttttaaatgtcaattttaaaattattaaaaatgtatttttttattctaaaaaattgtttctcaaaataaaaaaattaagaaatacgtttattttgaaataaattatttgataatattttattcaattaatttgattatccAGTAAATCGAAACAATTTAATGCTAGTATATTTTTAGGTAATACATACATTTTGAGCCTAGTGAatcttgcaatttttttttcattgcaaaaaaatacaaacaaaaaaaaaaaatctccaacAGCCAAATCAGGCtggatctaaaaattaatttatagacTTTCACCCACTACTGACCAGTGATTCCAATGACCACGACCAACCATCGGTTTCACCTCACCACGGTGACCAACATGTCCAAAAATGGGTTAGATCTGACGGTTTGatctttttatatttaacttttaattttcagtCCACACATCcccataaatatatacatacatatatatatatatatacactagcGGGAGTGAATAGAGAAAGAGCcaatttggacagaaatggtATAGAATATGAAGAGGATGTGGTCGAAAATCACAAAAGAAGTGGAGATGCAATGGTTGTGGCGCTTCACAATGGCCAAATGTAGTGGTGAATGAGGCAGTGGTTGGACCTCACCGATAGTTATTAGGCGACGATAGTGACATAGATATGATAACCAGAAAAGCCTTGGCCATTAATGGCAACAGCAGTGGCTAGTTGCTTAGAAAATGAAGAGAACAAGGAAATGGTTGAGTAGGTGGTGAGCgtacagaaagagagagagagagttggaggTTATCCATTTGTTGTGTTTTGggatttttcaacatttttttgttaaaaacactcaaaacatgaaaataaacgcattttcattatatttagaaaattgaaaactaaaaatggtctgaaaacaacaaatataacatgCCTGGCTTTTAAGTTGTATAAAGCTTAAAAGTTATGTAACGTTTAAACTAATAAtgtgttttgataaatataacAGTCTGCAAATAATTAATTCGATCATCACTAATCGAAACAACCAAACCGCATGTAATAACTTAATCAAACCAACTGACTAACCCCAACTAATCAAGATCGAACTAATCGAAACCTAAATCGACGTAACCACACCGCACCGAAAATTGAACTAACTCACAAAATAACTGAAGAAACCGAACATTAGTCCAGCCTTACTATTGCCACTGGCCGGTGATTCTAATGATTGGAACCAATCATCAAATTCCCCAAATCGTTGTGATTCGTATattcaaaaatgagtttgattcaacagttgattttttttagatctacaaattaattttattgtcaaaaaactcaaaacacatttatgaaaaaaaaaaaaaaaaaaaaaaacgttgtCGACCACCATCCACAGTTGATTATGACAGCTAGAATCAACCATCAAATTCGCTTTGGCTCAGTGACCCACATACCTAAAAATCAAAAGCATCTAATGGTTTAACTTTAGTAGATATaggttttaatgtaaaataaaagtTACTAGAAAACTT
It contains:
- the LOC127798156 gene encoding preprotein translocase subunit SCY2, chloroplastic; this translates as MEASPASLRHFAPRCFRIKHLKSGGGQAVRNLQFYHPSHAQGYGSLKTNPSGSRRKQFVQLNGHSRPVANKRFCIYVSSQLGRATSAELPNPEILLQKTDDGSYLPSSQDMDNSGTLQSKSKMFKNRFLNFVCFGSVINGAAESFFKSEIRRRLFVTAVLIVFSRVGYFIPLPGFDRRLIPEDYLSFVSGSVDELGDFTAELKLSLFQLGISPQIAASILMQVLCHVVPSLVKLRKEGLDGHEKIKSYIWWLSLGFAILEALVLACYSLPYSIYTASHRVKHVMVTSLLLVCGAMTITWICDKISESGFGQGSSLIICVGILTGYTDTLYKMLLQITGSVVYWWPYVLAVIGIFTVVTMWAVIVTEGCRKIKLQYYGFKLASATREESPITEVEAYIPFNINPSGMQPVLTTAYLLAFPSILASLLGSPFWEHVKQILNPETSLGAEPWVYYSIYAFFVFLFNIFDIANMPKEIADYLNKMGARIPNIKPGKATIEYLTKIQASTRFWGGLLLSFLATTSTILDHYLRRVNEGFAIGFTSVLIIVGSIIELRRSYQAYNVMPSLSKALRRYGV